The Chloroflexota bacterium genome window below encodes:
- a CDS encoding sugar ABC transporter permease yields MQTLSPSAGRASVPGADAARRASRRRRVIGDALMGYAFIAPAVGLYLLFQGYPIVRGLMIAFSDYRFLIPDHQPFNGLNNWYEMWKDATFWASMNRAFQYTGYYVVGLLILGLIGAVLISSINGPKEASVYRVIAYMPVVLPIAVALLLWRQLLNNQFGYVNHILRDILGLPAPNWLGDAAWVIPTLAIAAVWKQMGQTILLFLIGIYGINRELYEAAAIDGAGAWRRFLSITLPLLRPSFVLVLVLSAGVLGTVEESLIFFPNETGPRASAQIIGRYSYDVAFKLGDMRWGYAAAMGLTVGIISMLISAIVFRVLRSDRPD; encoded by the coding sequence ATGCAGACGCTCTCGCCGAGCGCAGGCCGAGCCAGTGTGCCCGGGGCGGACGCCGCCCGCCGCGCCTCCCGACGACGGCGCGTGATCGGCGATGCGCTGATGGGGTACGCGTTCATCGCGCCGGCCGTCGGGTTGTACCTGCTGTTCCAGGGGTATCCGATCGTGCGCGGCTTGATGATCGCGTTTTCGGACTACCGGTTCCTGATCCCCGATCATCAGCCGTTCAACGGGCTCAACAACTGGTACGAGATGTGGAAGGACGCCACATTCTGGGCGTCGATGAATCGGGCGTTTCAGTACACCGGCTACTACGTGGTCGGGCTGTTGATCCTGGGCCTGATCGGCGCGGTGCTGATCAGCTCGATCAATGGCCCAAAAGAGGCCAGCGTGTACCGGGTGATCGCCTACATGCCGGTGGTCCTGCCCATCGCGGTGGCGCTGCTGCTCTGGCGACAGTTGCTGAACAATCAGTTCGGGTACGTCAACCACATTCTGCGCGACATCCTGGGCCTGCCGGCTCCGAACTGGCTCGGCGATGCTGCGTGGGTGATCCCGACGTTGGCCATCGCGGCGGTCTGGAAACAGATGGGGCAAACCATCCTGTTGTTCTTGATCGGGATCTACGGCATCAACCGTGAGCTGTACGAGGCGGCGGCGATTGACGGCGCCGGTGCGTGGCGGCGCTTCCTGAGCATCACGCTGCCGCTGTTGCGCCCGTCGTTCGTGCTGGTGCTGGTCCTCTCCGCTGGCGTCCTTGGCACGGTCGAAGAGTCGCTGATCTTTTTCCCGAACGAGACTGGCCCACGAGCCTCCGCGCAGATCATCGGCCGGTACAGCTACGACGTGGCGTTCAAGTTGGGCGATATGCGCTGGGGCTACGCGGCGGCCATGGGCCTGACGGTCGGCATCATCTCGATGCTGATCTCGGCCATCGTGTTCCGCGTGTTGCGCAGCGACCGTCCAGACTAG